The following are encoded together in the Blautia obeum ATCC 29174 genome:
- a CDS encoding ABC transporter permease yields the protein MEKKSVMKKITGSREALLAVVLIVLFVIITAINPSFLTPKSLMDMLKNNAVTMVMSLGMLCVMLVGGIDISIMSTLALSGMSIGMLLKYEHISSTFLAFVIAIAIGIVCGAVVGLIISRADVPPIIATMGFMYIYRALGYQVSHGGEWASAAALGNFKNFATTKFLGLNAVIWVIIVCYVFFFWFMKWTRTGRMIYAVGSNPSAAEVSGINVKNIKLLVYTIMGLLAGLGGALQVSVYASAMPDMQYGGEMDVIAACVIGGVSMNGGRGTVIGALLGSLILATIAKALPLIPFFNQLWLNTIKGIIILVVVVMNVILQRIADKNALKGREM from the coding sequence ATGGAAAAGAAATCAGTCATGAAGAAGATCACAGGCTCCCGTGAAGCACTGCTTGCAGTTGTCCTGATCGTTCTTTTTGTAATCATTACAGCAATCAACCCATCATTCCTGACTCCTAAGTCACTGATGGATATGCTGAAAAACAATGCAGTAACAATGGTAATGTCACTTGGTATGCTGTGTGTAATGCTTGTTGGCGGAATTGATATTTCTATCATGTCAACACTTGCACTTTCCGGTATGAGCATCGGTATGCTTCTGAAATATGAACATATCTCCAGCACATTCCTCGCATTCGTGATCGCAATTGCAATCGGTATCGTATGTGGAGCTGTTGTTGGTCTGATCATTTCCAGAGCAGATGTTCCTCCGATCATTGCAACCATGGGCTTTATGTATATCTACCGTGCACTTGGTTATCAGGTATCCCACGGTGGTGAATGGGCAAGTGCAGCAGCACTTGGCAACTTCAAGAATTTTGCAACAACAAAATTCCTCGGACTGAATGCAGTCATCTGGGTAATCATTGTATGTTATGTATTTTTCTTCTGGTTTATGAAATGGACCAGAACAGGACGTATGATCTATGCAGTAGGTAGTAACCCGAGTGCAGCAGAAGTATCTGGTATCAATGTAAAGAATATCAAACTTCTTGTTTATACGATCATGGGCCTTCTGGCAGGTCTTGGCGGAGCTCTTCAGGTTTCTGTATATGCATCTGCAATGCCTGACATGCAGTACGGCGGTGAAATGGATGTTATCGCAGCCTGCGTTATCGGTGGTGTAAGCATGAACGGTGGACGTGGTACCGTGATCGGTGCTTTACTTGGATCCCTGATCCTTGCAACAATCGCAAAAGCACTTCCGCTGATTCCATTCTTCAACCAGTTATGGCTGAATACCATCAAGGGTATTATCATCCTTGTCGTAGTAGTAATGAACGTAATCCTGCAGCGTATCGCTGATAAGAATGCACTGAAAGGAAGGGAGATGTAA
- a CDS encoding CDP-glycerol glycerophosphotransferase family protein — MGKAKNLLFTACLEHFGQIRPDSHIWLFSSTDNSHYNYNSRYLFEYVKENLPEITPLFVINDPELRNSLSSKYGKQYFIETESIQGIRQALSAGVWFTSAGLPAYGTGLHKKRLIINLWHGVPLKKIALLDPNLKKAARIYFKKIFSENYTCILTTSHELIPLMARSFAVSEDKIKVWGQPRNDGLFQKNDCREILGQLFPDLPEYTKTVLYAPTFRDYGQVQLFPFKDFDQKQLEAFLDEKNMLLFIRTHVAEQGSAAPYLGKRIRFLGNEQAEDVTGILNIFDCLITDYSSIYIDYLLTDKPMIFLPYDRQQYLDGRGMNFDYDDVTPGPKPETFNDFLDALSPKEDFWKSERTRVNRLFNEIQHPCAADICNKVLKMIW; from the coding sequence ATGGGAAAAGCCAAAAATCTGCTGTTCACAGCATGCCTGGAGCATTTTGGACAGATTCGTCCAGATTCTCATATCTGGCTGTTTTCTTCTACAGATAACAGTCATTACAATTATAATTCCCGTTATCTTTTTGAATACGTAAAAGAAAATCTTCCGGAGATCACCCCTCTTTTCGTGATCAATGATCCGGAGCTTCGAAATAGTCTTTCCTCTAAATATGGAAAACAGTATTTTATCGAAACAGAAAGTATACAGGGTATTCGTCAGGCACTGTCAGCCGGTGTATGGTTTACATCTGCCGGGCTTCCTGCCTATGGGACCGGTCTTCACAAAAAGAGACTGATCATTAATCTCTGGCATGGTGTTCCACTGAAAAAAATTGCTCTTCTGGATCCTAATCTCAAAAAAGCAGCACGTATTTATTTCAAAAAGATTTTCTCTGAAAACTATACCTGTATCCTGACAACCTCTCATGAACTGATTCCCCTTATGGCCAGAAGTTTTGCTGTTTCTGAAGACAAAATCAAGGTCTGGGGACAGCCGCGAAACGATGGACTGTTCCAAAAAAATGACTGCCGTGAAATTTTAGGCCAACTGTTTCCGGATCTTCCGGAATATACAAAGACTGTGCTTTATGCCCCAACTTTCCGCGATTATGGACAGGTTCAGCTGTTTCCGTTTAAAGATTTTGATCAGAAACAGCTGGAGGCATTTCTTGATGAAAAGAACATGTTGCTTTTTATACGGACTCATGTTGCCGAACAGGGTTCTGCTGCTCCATATCTTGGAAAAAGAATTCGTTTTCTTGGAAATGAACAGGCTGAAGATGTCACCGGTATTCTGAATATCTTTGACTGCCTGATCACCGATTATTCCAGTATTTACATTGATTATCTTCTCACTGACAAACCAATGATATTTCTTCCGTACGACCGTCAGCAGTACCTTGACGGACGCGGCATGAATTTTGATTATGATGACGTAACCCCTGGTCCGAAGCCTGAGACATTCAATGACTTTCTGGATGCCCTCTCTCCAAAAGAGGATTTCTGGAAATCTGAACGGACACGGGTAAACCGTCTTTTTAATGAAATTCAGCATCCCTGTGCTGCTGATATCTGTAACAAGGTTCTGAAAATGATTTGGTAA
- a CDS encoding substrate-binding domain-containing protein, protein MNKKIISALLCGAMVLSCAAPVMAADKAGDGQKIALVGKSAGNAFFEIAAKAFKETAEAEGATVDVVYPEAATADAQIKVLDNLISQQPDAICISANDVNALQAKLEEAMDAGIKVSSFDSAPNKDSRQVFVNQAGTQAVGQALMDAVLDISGGEGQFAILSATSQSANQNAWIDAMKSIMEGDEKYSKLELVEVAYGDDEPQKSTDQTAALLQNYPDLKVICAPTTVGIAAAAKYLQDNESACKLTGLGLPSEMQEYTGDDDAHSCPYFYLWDMEGLGKLSAYATMALVKGDITGAEDETFTAGDMGEFTITKADDEGTEIVLGEPLQFTPDNVADYAKLY, encoded by the coding sequence ATGAACAAAAAAATTATCAGCGCACTTCTTTGCGGAGCAATGGTACTTAGCTGTGCAGCACCTGTAATGGCAGCTGACAAAGCCGGAGACGGACAGAAAATCGCACTGGTTGGAAAATCAGCAGGTAACGCATTCTTCGAAATCGCTGCAAAAGCATTCAAAGAAACAGCAGAAGCTGAAGGTGCAACTGTAGATGTTGTTTATCCGGAAGCTGCAACAGCAGATGCTCAGATCAAAGTTCTTGACAACCTGATCTCTCAGCAGCCAGATGCAATCTGCATCTCCGCAAATGACGTTAACGCTCTTCAGGCTAAACTGGAAGAAGCTATGGACGCTGGAATCAAAGTATCTTCTTTCGACTCCGCTCCGAATAAAGACAGCCGTCAGGTATTCGTAAACCAGGCTGGTACACAGGCAGTTGGACAGGCTCTTATGGATGCAGTTCTTGATATCTCCGGTGGAGAAGGACAGTTCGCTATCCTTTCTGCAACATCTCAGTCTGCAAACCAGAACGCTTGGATCGACGCTATGAAATCCATCATGGAAGGCGATGAGAAATACAGCAAACTGGAACTTGTAGAAGTAGCTTATGGTGATGACGAACCTCAGAAATCTACAGACCAGACAGCAGCTCTTCTTCAGAACTACCCAGATCTGAAAGTTATCTGCGCACCTACAACAGTTGGTATTGCTGCAGCTGCTAAATACCTTCAGGACAACGAATCTGCTTGCAAACTGACAGGTCTTGGACTTCCTTCTGAAATGCAGGAGTACACAGGTGATGACGATGCACATTCCTGCCCATACTTCTATCTGTGGGATATGGAAGGCCTTGGAAAACTTTCCGCATATGCAACAATGGCACTTGTAAAAGGTGACATCACTGGTGCAGAAGATGAAACATTCACAGCTGGCGATATGGGTGAATTCACAATCACAAAAGCTGATGATGAAGGAACAGAAATCGTTCTTGGTGAGCCACTTCAGTTCACACCAGACAACGTAGCTGACTACGCTAAACTGTACTAA
- a CDS encoding response regulator transcription factor, whose protein sequence is MKLLIVDDEELTRTGVITSLDWASLGIDEVLQADDGVHGLETARLCKPEIILCDVRMPRMDGISMLERLEKFLPDTVPIFMSGYSDKEYLKAAIKLKAVNYIEKPFSISEIETAIREARELYTQKVHSRRGETLHSMETASRLALQLTLPYGGNSQIIEQLSSELGLTMNASTYFTSFIVKTDLFLDASIPSMTDFYQEFQDFLEPFHMKCIYLEKKMQYLVYFLFSQNEPASRQLQSVNTYLCSHFAEIGHYSMACGDTVYGLSKAYQTYTSAVILLQSSYFFPENTLLTSAQPDESPDVQSNIFSDSPAAAFADALSRLDQISAETILQKLYTTFYKNHRFLQNPVKDLYYKLFLCLEDARHQQKIAGSGNVESIAETIDDCFTFPELHQTLITKTKEYFTKAETTSQENPTIFLIKDYISKNYMNETLSVKDISSHVFLSTSYVCTFFKSETGQTLNQYITEYRMEKAKQLLKDARFKITDISSRVGYSDGNYFGKSFKKYSGLSPSEYREQNLK, encoded by the coding sequence ATGAAATTACTGATCGTAGATGATGAAGAGCTTACCCGCACTGGTGTGATCACTTCGCTGGACTGGGCTTCTCTTGGCATAGATGAAGTCCTGCAGGCAGATGATGGTGTGCACGGTCTTGAAACAGCACGGCTCTGCAAGCCGGAAATCATTCTGTGTGATGTGCGTATGCCCCGCATGGATGGTATTTCCATGCTGGAACGTCTGGAAAAGTTTCTTCCTGATACTGTTCCGATCTTCATGAGCGGATACTCAGATAAAGAATATCTGAAGGCGGCTATCAAATTAAAAGCAGTCAACTATATTGAAAAGCCTTTTTCTATTTCAGAAATCGAAACTGCCATCCGCGAAGCCCGTGAACTTTACACCCAAAAAGTCCATTCCCGCAGAGGCGAGACACTGCATTCAATGGAAACTGCTTCCCGTCTGGCACTGCAGCTGACTCTTCCCTACGGAGGCAACAGCCAGATCATAGAGCAGCTCTCATCTGAACTTGGGCTTACTATGAATGCATCCACTTACTTTACTTCTTTTATCGTAAAAACGGATCTGTTTCTGGATGCATCCATTCCATCCATGACTGATTTTTATCAGGAATTCCAGGATTTTCTGGAACCATTTCATATGAAATGCATTTATCTCGAAAAGAAAATGCAGTATCTTGTTTATTTTCTGTTTTCACAGAATGAGCCAGCCAGCAGACAGTTGCAGTCAGTGAATACTTACCTTTGCAGTCATTTTGCAGAGATCGGACATTATTCTATGGCATGTGGTGATACAGTATACGGCCTTTCAAAAGCCTATCAGACCTATACTTCTGCTGTTATTCTGTTACAGAGCAGTTATTTTTTTCCAGAAAATACGCTACTGACTTCTGCCCAGCCAGACGAAAGTCCGGATGTACAGAGTAATATTTTTTCAGACTCGCCGGCGGCGGCTTTTGCAGATGCATTATCCAGGCTGGATCAGATCTCCGCTGAAACTATTCTTCAGAAACTGTATACTACTTTTTATAAAAATCATCGTTTTCTGCAGAATCCGGTCAAAGATCTTTATTACAAACTTTTTTTATGCCTAGAAGATGCCCGCCACCAACAGAAGATTGCCGGTTCCGGAAATGTTGAAAGTATCGCCGAAACAATTGATGACTGTTTCACATTTCCGGAGCTTCATCAGACCCTGATCACCAAAACAAAAGAATATTTCACGAAAGCCGAAACAACTTCTCAGGAAAATCCGACTATTTTTCTGATCAAAGACTACATCAGTAAGAATTATATGAACGAAACTCTTTCTGTAAAGGATATCAGTTCCCATGTGTTTCTTTCTACTTCGTATGTATGCACATTCTTTAAAAGCGAGACCGGGCAGACGCTGAATCAGTATATAACAGAATATCGTATGGAAAAAGCCAAACAGCTTCTGAAAGATGCACGTTTTAAAATCACAGACATATCTTCCAGGGTTGGCTACAGTGACGGTAACTATTTTGGAAAGAGCTTCAAAAAATACAGTGGGCTTTCTCCTTCTGAATACAGGGAGCAGAATTTGAAATGA
- a CDS encoding glycosyltransferase translates to MSFLGKVKKKLRNGSWYPFYNTFYEKNNLDPHMILLESRSGKALESNILSLLKELCQEPYRSFTLVLSVHRDSENEIKEKLQKNSIQGVHFVRTGSVAYYHALSRAGYLVNDTSFPGRFIKKEGQIYLNTWHGTPLKKMGRDNRPEMVTMGNVQRNLLDSDYLVFPNQFMEEKMSGAYMLDSLYRGTVLREGYPRNDIFRQPANLHLKEQVGLQGKKLLAYLPTFRGNFNALDDQGYMQTLSQNLSLWDSQLNEDEILLIKLHPFLHGLEDFSGYHHILPFPASWDTYEGLSVCDTLITDYSSVFYDYANSGKKIILFAYDRKEYESSRGMYETIDSYPFDYTEKAEEVIPFAHCSGGTPDNAFMQKYASYEDGHGAEKICRQVFLHEDCCRKYQYHGNGKKNILIYAGDLDLNGITTVLYSQLHELDLTRYNYFISFRSLYVKDHPERMERLPEGVGIYPLASEMNMDLLTMAVQLLKLKGHTGSWAEHRLHTAYRREWKKHFGSTEFACVIHYNGYEAYTTSLLEEAPCPRSIWIHNDMAREVHLKGNMNPYLLKEAYHTYDHIVPVSEDLIQPVVSEFGADRSRITAIHNCHDYQSVLERSLAPVAFNEDTLSNVSLETLQSVLDSDAPKFISIGRFSPEKGHKRLLDAFEQYWKEHPDTWLIIIGGVGNLYDETLAHTRALRASDHIILIRAVTNPMPILKRCDLFLLSSYYEGQGIVLMEAATLGIPVMACDVSGCHSFLKKYGGLLLEDSEAGLLHGMQLFAEGKVLPLHIDAECINRTSAAQVEALIAGDISSKN, encoded by the coding sequence ATGAGCTTTCTTGGCAAAGTAAAAAAGAAACTGCGAAACGGCAGCTGGTATCCTTTTTACAATACATTCTATGAAAAAAATAATCTGGATCCCCATATGATCCTGCTGGAATCCAGAAGTGGCAAAGCTCTGGAGAGTAATATTCTTTCCTTATTAAAAGAGCTCTGTCAGGAACCCTATCGCAGTTTCACACTTGTACTGTCTGTCCATCGTGACTCTGAAAATGAAATAAAAGAGAAACTCCAGAAGAACTCCATTCAGGGAGTTCATTTTGTGCGTACCGGTTCTGTTGCTTATTACCACGCCCTCAGCCGTGCCGGCTATCTTGTGAATGATACCTCGTTCCCGGGACGCTTTATAAAAAAGGAAGGTCAGATTTACCTGAATACCTGGCATGGCACGCCTCTTAAGAAGATGGGACGTGACAATCGTCCTGAGATGGTAACCATGGGAAATGTACAGCGGAATCTGCTGGATTCTGACTATCTGGTATTTCCAAACCAGTTTATGGAAGAAAAAATGTCCGGAGCCTATATGCTGGACAGTCTGTACCGCGGAACCGTTCTTCGCGAGGGTTACCCACGTAACGATATCTTTCGTCAGCCGGCAAATCTCCACTTAAAAGAGCAGGTCGGTCTGCAGGGCAAAAAACTGCTTGCCTACCTTCCGACTTTCCGTGGTAATTTTAATGCTCTGGACGATCAGGGATATATGCAAACGCTCTCTCAAAATCTTTCTCTGTGGGATTCCCAGCTGAATGAGGATGAGATTCTTCTTATTAAATTGCATCCGTTCCTTCATGGTCTGGAAGATTTTTCCGGTTATCATCATATTCTGCCATTTCCGGCATCCTGGGATACTTATGAGGGATTGAGTGTCTGTGATACGCTAATCACGGATTATTCCAGCGTGTTTTATGATTATGCCAACTCCGGCAAAAAAATCATACTTTTTGCCTATGACCGCAAGGAATATGAAAGTTCCCGTGGTATGTATGAAACAATCGATTCCTATCCTTTTGATTATACTGAAAAAGCAGAGGAGGTCATTCCATTTGCACACTGCTCCGGTGGCACACCGGACAATGCTTTTATGCAAAAATATGCCAGCTATGAAGACGGACACGGTGCCGAAAAGATCTGTCGTCAGGTCTTCCTTCATGAGGACTGCTGCCGCAAGTACCAATATCATGGCAATGGTAAAAAAAATATTCTGATTTATGCAGGAGACCTGGATCTCAACGGTATCACAACTGTCCTGTATTCTCAGCTTCATGAACTGGATCTTACCCGTTATAATTATTTTATTTCTTTCCGTTCACTGTACGTAAAAGATCACCCGGAAAGGATGGAACGCCTCCCGGAAGGCGTCGGGATCTATCCACTGGCCAGTGAAATGAATATGGATCTGCTGACAATGGCTGTCCAGCTTCTGAAACTGAAAGGCCATACCGGTTCCTGGGCCGAACACAGACTGCATACCGCTTACAGACGCGAATGGAAAAAACATTTCGGAAGTACTGAATTTGCCTGTGTAATTCATTATAACGGCTACGAAGCCTATACAACTTCACTTCTTGAAGAGGCTCCATGCCCACGAAGTATCTGGATTCACAATGATATGGCAAGGGAAGTCCACTTGAAAGGCAATATGAACCCTTATCTTCTGAAAGAGGCATATCATACCTATGATCACATTGTACCGGTGAGTGAAGATCTTATCCAGCCTGTTGTCAGTGAATTCGGTGCTGACCGTTCCAGAATCACGGCCATACACAACTGTCACGATTATCAGAGTGTGCTGGAGCGAAGCCTTGCTCCCGTTGCATTCAATGAAGATACACTATCCAATGTTTCTCTGGAAACACTACAGTCTGTACTTGATTCTGACGCTCCAAAATTTATCAGCATCGGTCGTTTTTCACCTGAGAAGGGACACAAACGACTTCTGGATGCTTTTGAACAATACTGGAAGGAGCACCCTGACACCTGGCTAATCATCATCGGCGGTGTTGGTAATCTCTACGATGAAACACTGGCTCATACCAGGGCTCTGCGCGCATCCGATCATATTATCCTGATCCGTGCAGTCACCAATCCTATGCCCATTCTGAAACGCTGTGATCTGTTCCTTCTTTCTTCCTATTATGAAGGACAGGGAATCGTTCTTATGGAAGCGGCAACACTCGGTATCCCTGTAATGGCCTGCGACGTAAGCGGATGTCACAGTTTTCTGAAAAAATACGGCGGGCTTTTGCTCGAAGATTCAGAAGCCGGACTCCTGCACGGCATGCAGTTATTCGCAGAAGGAAAAGTTCTCCCACTGCATATCGATGCCGAATGCATTAACCGTACCTCAGCCGCCCAGGTAGAGGCTTTAATTGCCGGTGATATCTCGTCCAAAAACTGA
- a CDS encoding sugar ABC transporter ATP-binding protein → MSEYVLELKGITKIFPGVKALNNVQFQLKPGEVHALMGENGAGKSTFIKVITGVHKAEEGEMFLNGQKVDFKGPKDAQAAGIAAVYQHPTSYPHLTVAENIFMGHEIIKNRMIQWKAMNTEANKLLKQLDADFDATAEMGTLSVAQQQMVEIAKAMSTNARIIILDEPTAALTRSESEKLYTLVDKLKADGVSIIFISHRFEDMYRLASRVTVFRDSQYIGTYDVDGITNADLIKAMVGREIKDLFPKPEVKLGDEMLKVENLSRTGYFKDVSFKVRAGEILGLTGLVGAGRTETVEAVCGITQPDSGKVYLEGKEVHIKKPSDAMGKGIILLPEDRQKEGLIMSWGLGRNVTLPTISKYAKSGINDEKTERDLAKKLLEEVDTKAVDIFQPASSLSGGNQQKVVVAKALSQEMKVVIMDEPTKGVDVGAKAEIYAIMGDLAKKGYAIILISSEMPEILGMADRIVVMCNGRKTGELNRGEATQERILELAMEKGHTGGAE, encoded by the coding sequence GTGTCTGAATATGTTCTTGAACTTAAAGGCATAACAAAGATTTTCCCGGGCGTTAAGGCACTGAACAATGTACAGTTCCAGTTAAAACCTGGCGAAGTTCACGCACTTATGGGTGAAAACGGTGCTGGTAAATCTACATTTATTAAAGTAATTACCGGTGTACATAAGGCAGAAGAAGGCGAGATGTTCTTAAATGGACAGAAGGTGGATTTCAAAGGACCGAAAGATGCACAGGCCGCAGGTATCGCAGCCGTATATCAGCATCCGACATCTTATCCGCATCTGACCGTTGCAGAAAATATTTTCATGGGACATGAGATCATCAAAAACAGAATGATCCAGTGGAAAGCCATGAACACAGAAGCAAACAAACTTCTGAAACAGCTGGATGCAGATTTTGATGCAACAGCAGAAATGGGTACCTTAAGTGTTGCTCAGCAGCAGATGGTAGAGATTGCAAAAGCAATGTCCACCAATGCAAGAATCATCATTCTTGATGAGCCTACTGCAGCACTGACAAGATCCGAATCCGAAAAACTTTACACACTGGTTGATAAATTAAAAGCTGACGGAGTTTCCATTATCTTCATTTCTCACCGTTTTGAGGATATGTATCGTCTGGCAAGCAGAGTTACTGTATTCCGTGATTCCCAGTATATTGGAACTTACGATGTAGATGGAATTACAAATGCAGATCTGATCAAAGCAATGGTTGGTCGTGAGATCAAAGACCTGTTCCCGAAACCGGAAGTGAAACTGGGAGATGAGATGCTCAAGGTTGAAAATCTTTCCAGAACAGGTTATTTCAAAGATGTATCTTTTAAAGTTCGTGCAGGCGAAATCCTTGGACTTACCGGTCTGGTAGGTGCAGGACGTACCGAAACCGTTGAAGCTGTCTGCGGTATCACACAGCCGGATTCCGGTAAGGTTTACCTCGAAGGTAAAGAAGTTCACATCAAAAAACCGTCCGATGCAATGGGAAAAGGTATCATTCTTCTTCCGGAAGACCGTCAGAAAGAAGGTCTGATCATGAGCTGGGGACTGGGAAGAAACGTAACACTTCCTACCATCAGCAAATATGCGAAGAGTGGTATCAATGATGAAAAGACAGAACGTGATCTTGCCAAAAAACTTCTTGAAGAAGTTGATACAAAGGCAGTTGATATCTTCCAGCCGGCAAGCTCTCTTTCCGGTGGTAACCAGCAGAAAGTTGTTGTTGCCAAGGCGTTAAGCCAGGAAATGAAAGTTGTTATCATGGATGAGCCTACCAAAGGTGTAGACGTAGGTGCAAAAGCTGAAATCTATGCGATCATGGGCGACCTTGCAAAGAAAGGTTATGCGATCATCCTGATTTCTTCTGAAATGCCAGAGATCCTTGGTATGGCAGACCGTATCGTTGTTATGTGCAACGGACGTAAGACCGGCGAGCTGAACCGTGGCGAAGCTACACAGGAAAGAATCCTTGAACTCGCAATGGAAAAAGGACATACAGGGGGTGCTGAATAA
- a CDS encoding glycosyltransferase family 2 protein has protein sequence MTTNKPLISVIMPVYNGGFTIRQAVESVFCQNIPLELLVIDDGSTDQTSEVLSVYRNRPDFHYLKNPHNIGAAASRNRGVQEAHGQYVAFLDADDWWENGKLQIQLDTLHETGRVLCSTGRELMNYDGTPTGKYIPVKETVSYRDLLKHNSINCSSVLLLRDVAAEFPMEHDDSHEDYLTWLKILRKYGPAAGIDRPLLKYRMSKTSKSGDKKKSAIMTYKVYRYMGYSHMRCILYFISYAIHGFWKYR, from the coding sequence ATGACAACAAATAAACCTCTGATTTCAGTTATCATGCCCGTCTATAATGGTGGCTTTACCATCCGACAGGCAGTGGAATCTGTTTTCTGCCAGAATATTCCTCTGGAACTGCTGGTCATTGACGACGGTTCCACGGACCAGACTTCAGAAGTACTGTCCGTTTACCGGAATCGTCCAGATTTCCATTATCTGAAAAATCCACATAATATTGGAGCTGCAGCCTCCCGTAACCGGGGGGTTCAGGAAGCTCACGGACAGTATGTCGCATTCCTTGACGCAGATGACTGGTGGGAAAACGGCAAACTGCAGATTCAGCTGGATACTCTTCACGAAACAGGTCGTGTACTCTGTTCTACCGGAAGAGAACTTATGAACTACGATGGAACTCCTACCGGCAAATATATCCCGGTGAAGGAAACAGTCTCTTACAGGGATCTTCTGAAACATAACAGTATCAACTGTTCTTCTGTTCTCCTGTTGAGAGATGTCGCTGCTGAATTCCCGATGGAACACGATGACAGCCACGAAGACTACCTTACATGGCTTAAGATTTTGCGCAAATACGGTCCCGCTGCCGGTATTGACCGCCCGCTTCTTAAATATCGTATGAGCAAAACCAGCAAATCCGGAGACAAAAAGAAATCTGCCATTATGACTTATAAAGTATATCGTTATATGGGCTACAGCCACATGCGCTGTATTCTGTATTTTATTTCCTATGCCATACATGGATTCTGGAAATACCGCTGA
- a CDS encoding ABC transporter permease: MAGKSGRSINNVPESPVKKMIFSWEGILVLLFIAVNIFCAMFSEYYNLSSLLRQMPVYLAEVFMMLPMAYILVLGEIDISVGAIVCLSATMSCIVCNANAPFIVVVITALGVGTICGAVNGFILTKFQELPPMIVTLATQIIFRGISEIVLGSGGSISASNTDGFRAIGGKIGNVPYILFLVVILSVIFAVILGKSTFGRRVYAIGTNRLTAYYSGVHVQKIRFIIYTIMGTVSGLCALFLVSSSYGANTTTGNGFEMDAIAMAVFGGISSTGGKGNIAGGFISAFIIVCLRVGLGQRNVNAQVILLIIGVLLIAAVALPNIIGNVKKAVSMKKN, encoded by the coding sequence ATGGCTGGAAAATCTGGAAGAAGTATTAATAATGTGCCGGAGAGCCCAGTGAAGAAAATGATCTTCTCCTGGGAGGGAATATTGGTCCTGCTGTTTATTGCAGTCAATATTTTCTGCGCAATGTTTTCTGAATATTATAACCTGAGCAGTCTGCTTCGTCAGATGCCGGTTTATCTGGCAGAGGTATTTATGATGCTGCCGATGGCATACATCCTGGTACTTGGCGAGATCGATATCTCCGTAGGTGCGATCGTTTGCCTTTCTGCAACAATGAGCTGTATCGTGTGCAACGCAAATGCACCATTTATCGTAGTTGTGATTACAGCGCTTGGCGTTGGTACCATCTGCGGAGCAGTTAACGGATTTATCCTTACAAAATTCCAGGAACTGCCTCCAATGATCGTAACACTGGCAACACAGATCATCTTCCGTGGTATCTCCGAGATCGTTCTTGGAAGCGGCGGTAGTATTTCTGCAAGCAACACCGATGGTTTCCGTGCAATCGGCGGAAAGATCGGAAATGTTCCATACATTCTGTTTCTCGTAGTAATCCTTTCTGTGATCTTTGCTGTTATCTTAGGCAAGAGCACATTCGGACGTCGTGTATATGCAATCGGTACAAACCGTCTGACAGCATATTACTCAGGTGTTCATGTACAGAAGATCCGTTTCATCATTTACACCATCATGGGTACAGTTTCCGGACTGTGTGCACTGTTCTTAGTTTCTTCTTCATACGGTGCAAATACAACAACCGGTAACGGATTTGAAATGGATGCCATCGCAATGGCAGTATTCGGAGGTATTTCCTCTACAGGTGGTAAAGGTAATATCGCAGGTGGATTTATTTCCGCATTCATCATCGTTTGCCTCCGTGTAGGTCTTGGTCAGAGAAACGTTAATGCACAGGTTATCCTGCTGATCATCGGTGTACTTCTGATCGCTGCAGTAGCTCTTCCGAACATCATCGGAAATGTTAAAAAAGCAGTAAGCATGAAGAAAAACTAA